A genomic region of Pseudomonas sp. MPC6 contains the following coding sequences:
- a CDS encoding NADH:flavin oxidoreductase: protein MPVKALFKPFHLGTLELPTRVVMAPMTRSFSPGGVPNSKVIEYYRRRAAAGVGLIITEGTTVGHKASNGYPNVPHFYGEAALAGWKKVVDAVHAEGGKIVPQLWHVGSVRRIGTEPDASVPGYGPSEKLKDGQVVVHGMSKQDIQEVIAAFAQAAKDAQSIGMDGVEIHGAHGYLVDQFFWEGSNQRTDEYGGSLASRSRFAIELIQAVRAAVGEGFPIIFRFSQWKQQDYTARLVQTPQALGEFLKPLSDAGVDIFHCSTRRFWEPEFDGSELNLAGWTRKLTGKPTITVGSVGLDGEFLQFMVNTDKIAQPASLEKLLERLNNDEFDLVAVGRALLVDPDWAQKVRDGREEDILPFSREALMTLV, encoded by the coding sequence ATGCCCGTCAAAGCCCTGTTCAAACCGTTCCACCTCGGCACCCTCGAACTGCCGACCCGGGTCGTCATGGCCCCGATGACCCGCTCGTTTTCGCCGGGCGGCGTACCCAATTCCAAAGTGATCGAGTACTACCGTCGTCGCGCCGCCGCCGGCGTCGGGTTGATCATCACCGAAGGCACCACCGTCGGGCACAAGGCGTCCAACGGCTACCCGAACGTACCGCACTTCTACGGTGAAGCAGCATTGGCCGGCTGGAAGAAAGTCGTCGACGCAGTCCACGCCGAAGGCGGCAAGATCGTGCCTCAGCTGTGGCATGTCGGCAGTGTGCGCCGCATCGGCACCGAGCCGGATGCCAGCGTGCCGGGTTACGGTCCGTCGGAAAAACTCAAGGACGGTCAGGTCGTGGTTCACGGCATGAGCAAACAGGACATCCAGGAGGTGATCGCTGCGTTTGCCCAGGCGGCCAAAGACGCGCAGAGCATCGGCATGGACGGCGTGGAAATCCATGGTGCCCACGGCTATCTGGTCGACCAGTTCTTCTGGGAAGGCAGCAACCAGCGCACTGACGAATACGGCGGTAGCCTGGCCAGCCGTTCGCGTTTCGCCATCGAACTGATTCAGGCGGTGCGTGCAGCGGTCGGTGAAGGGTTCCCGATCATCTTCCGTTTCTCCCAGTGGAAGCAGCAGGATTACACCGCGCGCCTGGTGCAAACCCCGCAAGCGCTGGGCGAGTTCCTCAAGCCATTGTCCGACGCTGGCGTGGACATTTTCCACTGCTCGACGCGCCGTTTCTGGGAGCCGGAATTCGACGGTTCCGAACTGAACCTGGCAGGCTGGACGCGCAAGCTCACCGGCAAGCCGACCATCACGGTCGGGAGTGTCGGCCTGGATGGCGAGTTCCTGCAGTTCATGGTCAACACCGACAAGATCGCCCAGCCGGCCAGTCTGGAAAAACTGCTGGAGCGGTTGAACAATGATGAGTTCGATCTGGTGGCGGTGGGGCGTGCGCTGCTGGTGGATCCGGATTGGGCGCAGAAAGTGCGGGACGGGCGTGAAGAGGACATCCTGCCGTTCAGTCGTGAGGCGTTGATGACATTGGTTTAA
- a CDS encoding glutathione peroxidase, with the protein MSAFHDLKLTALDGQELPLAPLKGRVVLVVNVASKCGLTPQYAALENLYQKYEAKGFSVLGLPCNQFAGQEPGTEQEIQAFCELNYGVTFPLSSKLEVNGHDRHQLYRLLAGEGAEFPGDITWNFEKFLLGKDGRVLARFSPRTPPDDPAVVQAIEKALG; encoded by the coding sequence ATGAGTGCTTTTCACGACCTTAAATTGACAGCCCTGGATGGTCAGGAGCTACCGCTGGCACCCCTCAAGGGGCGCGTCGTGCTTGTGGTCAACGTCGCCTCCAAATGTGGTTTGACCCCACAGTACGCGGCGCTGGAAAACCTTTATCAGAAATACGAAGCCAAGGGTTTCAGTGTGCTGGGCTTGCCGTGCAACCAGTTTGCCGGGCAGGAACCGGGCACCGAGCAAGAAATCCAGGCGTTTTGCGAACTCAACTATGGCGTGACCTTTCCGTTGTCCAGCAAGCTGGAAGTCAACGGCCACGATCGCCATCAGTTGTACCGTCTGCTGGCGGGCGAGGGCGCCGAGTTCCCGGGTGACATCACCTGGAACTTCGAAAAATTCCTGCTCGGCAAGGATGGACGCGTGCTCGCGCGGTTCTCGCCGCGTACACCGCCGGATGATCCTGCGGTCGTCCAGGCGATCGAAAAAGCCCTGGGCTGA
- a CDS encoding peptidylprolyl isomerase, which produces MLIAANKAVSIDYTLTNDAGEVIDSSAGGAPLVYLQGAGNIIPGLERALDGKAVGDELTVAVEPEDAYGEYAAELVSTLSRSMFEGVDELEVGMQFHASAPDGQMQIVTIRDLDGDDVTVDGNHPLAGQRLNFQVKIIDIRDASQEEIAHGHVHGEGGHHH; this is translated from the coding sequence ATGCTGATCGCCGCCAATAAGGCTGTCTCCATCGACTATACCCTGACCAACGACGCTGGTGAGGTCATCGACAGCTCCGCCGGCGGCGCGCCGCTGGTCTACCTGCAAGGCGCAGGCAACATCATTCCAGGCCTGGAACGGGCCCTGGACGGCAAGGCAGTCGGTGACGAACTGACGGTCGCCGTAGAACCTGAAGATGCCTACGGCGAGTACGCTGCCGAACTGGTCAGCACCCTGAGCCGCAGCATGTTCGAAGGCGTCGACGAACTGGAAGTGGGCATGCAGTTCCACGCTTCCGCGCCGGACGGCCAGATGCAGATCGTCACCATTCGCGATCTGGATGGCGACGACGTCACCGTCGACGGCAACCACCCGTTGGCCGGTCAGCGCCTGAATTTCCAGGTCAAGATCATCGACATCCGTGATGCCAGCCAGGAAGAAATCGCTCATGGCCACGTCCATGGCGAAGGTGGCCATCATCACTGA
- a CDS encoding DUF3565 domain-containing protein, which translates to METALLAAISMGRDLLHKNIERPSLAKQSPESEHNPDRRTAAKGSTVTGFHQDEDGHWVAELSCGHTQHLRHQPPWQSRAWVLNPLLRNEKIGQPFACGWCAQGSVSDNLDD; encoded by the coding sequence ATGGAGACAGCCTTATTGGCGGCGATCAGCATGGGGCGAGACCTTTTGCATAAGAATATTGAAAGACCCAGTTTAGCGAAGCAATCGCCCGAAAGCGAACACAACCCGGACAGACGGACCGCAGCGAAAGGCTCGACTGTTACAGGCTTCCATCAGGACGAAGACGGCCACTGGGTGGCCGAGCTTTCCTGCGGCCACACTCAGCACCTGCGCCACCAGCCACCGTGGCAGTCCCGGGCCTGGGTGCTGAACCCTTTGCTGCGCAATGAAAAAATAGGCCAGCCCTTTGCTTGCGGTTGGTGTGCACAAGGCTCTGTAAGCGATAACCTTGACGACTGA